One Mangifera indica cultivar Alphonso chromosome 4, CATAS_Mindica_2.1, whole genome shotgun sequence genomic region harbors:
- the LOC123214379 gene encoding putative disease resistance RPP13-like protein 1 has protein sequence MVLTETVIGALLSASIQVLFDRLASRQLLDFFRSKECDETLLHRLEIILLSVHAVLCDAEEKQITNSIVKRWVNELKDAVYHAEDFLDEIFTNNLQRKMEDESRGINKRVEIRNSCNIPRLKSIISRLEHIANTKDDLGLKESSPSANSFPRWPSTSLVDESKVFGRDNDKLKIKKLLLLDCTDLKGREIPVITIVGVGGVGKTTFAQILYNDPEVQEHFSTRVWVHVSENFDVFKITETILEPVTYSSQCKITDLNVLQVKLKEKLAGKRFLLILDDVWNENFMNWDVLKKPFGDGDVRSRIIVTTRNRNVASVMHSVLVHPLQPLSDEDCLLVFENFAFRRSANIGPQQNLREIGRQIAKKCKGLPLAAKTMGSLLCSKGDETNEWNKILKSNIWDLSIDESYILPSLMLSYYYLPPNLKQCFAYCSIFPKGYAFEKEKLVLLWMAEGFLQQPTSEKKMEEVGREYFDELLSRSLFQQLGDNKSRFMMHDLISELAQFASGEFCFNNDGGRPIVSERVRHFSYVMDQIDTIQKFETLHELKFLRTFLPLSFSSNPGGALSLNKVVIEDFLLTMKCLRVLSLCHYEISELPDTFHRLKHLRYLDLSRTKIKELPQSTCFLYNLQTLLLSNCFNLIELPENIRNLRKLAHFDVSGTRLKEMPPDLGELKNLHTLPTFVVSNGSSIHELGVLQHLQGKISILELQNVSQGAEAEAAKLKDKKNIKELVFSWSSALGQADILEKLQPHENIEKLTIEKYGSMKFPHWLESSSILANVVFLRLTGCKNCSSLPSLGPLPSLKKLQIAKMESLARIDTEFYSNGTNTSVRPFKSLEVLHFQDMPNWKQWSPFPVEGGEFPSLKELHIQNCQNLSGNLPSHLPSLTLLHIEDCKILDFIDDSRDYRELQTLHIIGCDALESFPLHFFNKIAYLQIHKCSQLKYIEVSDDQQELQFLRDLDVSDCSKLKYFTGIGLLAPNLKSFSVLNCRSLELLPEKMNMLLTSLETLTLSGCPNLKSFQNNSLPPNLKSLTITDACDVKSFPEEGLLPPSLMSLQAIKFPELEILDLRGLQLLTSLRTLEINSCFSLQAMSEGTLPSSLAYLIINECPLLKPKCEKETGDHWEKIKNIPNIEIY, from the coding sequence GTTAATGAACTTAAAGATGCTGTCTACCATGCTGAGGATTTTCTTGATGAGATTTTTACCAATAATTTGCAACGTAAAATGGAAGACGAATCTCGAGGAATCAACAAACGTGTCGAAATCAGAAATTCCTGTAACATTCCCAGGCTTAAAAGCATAATTTCGAGGCTGGAACATATAGCAAATACCAAAGATGATCTTGGTCTGAAAGAAAGTAGCCCTAGTGCAAATTCATTTCCAAGATGGCCATCCACATCTTTGGTAGATGAATCTAAAGTGTTCGGTAGAGATAATGATAAACTGAAGATTAAGAAACTTCTGCTATTAGATTGTACTGATCTGAAAGGACGGGAAATTCCAGTAATAACGATAGTTGGAGTAGGTGGAGTTGGCAAGACAACGTTTGCTCAAATTCTGTACAACGACCCTGAAGTACAGGAGCATTTTTCCACAAGAGTATGGGTTCATGTTTCTGAGAACTTTGATGTGTTTAAGATAACAGAGACAATCCTGGAGCCAGTAACCTATAGTTCGCAATGCAAGATCACTGATCTAAATGTACTACAAGTAAAGTTGAAGGAGAAACTGGCAGGAAAGAGATTTTTGCTCATATTAGACGATGTGTGGAATGAAAATTTCATGAATTGGGATGTCCTGAAGAAACCCTTTGGAGATGGAGATGTCAGGAGTCGAATTATTGTTACAACTCGAAACAGGAACGTTGCGTCGGTTATGCACTCAGTTCTTGTTCATCCTCTTCAGCCATTATCTGATGAAGATTGCTTGTtggtgtttgaaaattttgcatTTAGAAGAAGTGCAAATATCGGCCCACAACAAAACCTAAGGGAGATCGGTCGACAGATAGCTAAGAAGTGCAAAGGTCTACCTTTAGCTGCAAAAACAATGGGGAGTTTATTGTGCTCTAAAGGAGATGAAACCAATGAGTGGAATAAGATCTTAAAGAGCAACATATGGGATCTTTCCATTGATGAGAGCTATATACTTCCTTCTTTGATGTTGAGCTACTACTATCTCCCTCCGAATTTGAAACAATGCTTTGCATACTGCTCAATCTTTCCCAAAGGCTATGCATTCGAAAAGGAAAAGCTAGTTCTTTTATGGATGGCAGAAGGATTCTTGCAGCAGCCAACAAGTgagaaaaaaatggaagaagtGGGTCGTGAGTACTTCGATGAACTGCTATCAAGGTCTTTATTCCAGCAATTGGGTGACAATAAATCACGCTTCATGATGCATGACCTTATCAGTGAATTAGCTCAATTTGCTTCTGGTGAATTTTGCTTCAACAATGATGGAGGAAGGCCAATTGTTTCAGAGAGGGTTCGCCATTTCTCGTATGTAATGGACCAGATAGATACCATTCAGAAATTTGAGACCTTGCATGAGTTGAAGTTCTTGCGGACCTTCCTGCCGTTGAGTTTTTCATCAAATCCTGGAGGAGCCCTTTCCTTAAACAAGGTGGTGATTGAAGATTTTCTGCTGACAATGAAGTGCTTGCGGGTGTTGTCTCTGTGCCATTATGAGATCAGTGAATTGCCTGATACTTTTCACAGATTAAAACATTTACGTTACTTGGACCTTTCTcgcacaaaaataaaagaattgccTCAGTCaacttgttttctttataacttACAGACATTGTTGTTGTCAAATTGTTTCAACCTTATTGAGTTGCCAGAAAACATCCGGAACCTGAGAAAATTAGCTCATTTTGATGTGAGTGGCACCAGGTTGAAAGAGATGCCACCTGACTTAGGCGAACTGAAGAATCTTCATACACTTCCAACTTTTGTTGTGAGCAATGGATCAAGCATCCATGAATTGGGGGTCCTGCAACATCTTCAGGGTAAAATTTCCATTTTGGAGCTGCAGAATGTGAGCCAAGGTGCTGAGGCTGAGGCTGCCAAATTGAAGGATAAGAAGAATATTAAAGAGTTGGTTTTCAGCTGGAGCTCCGCGTTGGGACAAGCTGATATTTTGGAAAAGCTGCAGCCACATGAAAACATAGAGAAACTCACAATTGAGAAATATGGAAGTATGAAGTTCCCACATTGGTTGGAAAGTTCATCAATATTAGCCAATGTGGTGTTTCTACGTCTTACCGGTTGCAAAAATTGTTCTTCTTTGCCTTCACTAGGACCGCTACCATCTCTCAAGAAACTTCAAATTGCTAAAATGGAGAGTTTAGCAAGAATTGATACTGAATTTTACAGTAATGGTACCAATACTTCTGTCAGGCCTTTCAAATCTCTTGAAGTTTTGCATTTCCAGGACATGCCAAATTGGAAGCAATGGTCACCTTTTCCTGTTGAAGGTGGAGAATTTCCTTCCCTCAAAGAACTTCACATACAGAATTGTCAAAATCTTTCCGGGAATCTTCCTAGTCACCTTCCTTCTTTGACATTGCTACACATTGAAGATTGTAAGATTTTAGATTTCATTGATGATTCAAGAGATTACAGGGAGCTTCAGACACTTCACATCATAGGCTGTGATGCTCTGGAGAGTTTCCCATTACACTTCTTCAACAAGATTGCTTATCTTCAAATCCACAAATGTAGCCAACTGAAGTACATAGAAGTTTCAGATGACCAACAGGAGCTACAATTTCTAAGGGACTTGGACGTTAGTGATTGTTCCAAGCTGAAATACTTCACAGGAATTGGGTTGCTTGCTCCTAACCTGAAATCTTTTTCTGTCTTGAATTGCCGGAGCCTTGAATTATTGCCAGAAAAGATGAACATGCTGCTGACTTCTCTTGAAACCCTGACTCTCTCTGGTTGCCCAAACCTGAAATCTTTTCAAAATAACAGTTTGCCCCCAAACCTGAAGTCTTTGACAATTACAGATGCATGTGATGTGAAGTCGTTTCCTGAGGAGGGGCTACTGCCCCCCTCACTTATGTCTCTTCAAGCGATCAAGTTTCCGGAGCTCGAAATCTTGGACCTGAGGGGGCTGCAGCTCCTCACTTCTCTTAGAACCCTGGAGATCAACAGCTGCTTTAGCCTCCAAGCTATGTCAGAAGGGACCTTACCCAGTTCTCTTGCTTATCTGATCATCAATGAATGTCCATTGCTGAAACCAAAATGCGAAAAAGAGACGGGGGATCATTGGGAAAAGATTAAGAATATCCccaatattgaaatttattaa